Proteins encoded in a region of the Sphingomonas japonica genome:
- a CDS encoding DUF1206 domain-containing protein, which yields MPDIGKLEAMTRLGFAARGLLYCLIGYLAIRVGRTEDAAGALEFVESGAGRVLLVALAIGLLGYSIWRISEAFIDTEGHGSDAKGYAVRGGGVASGLFHLGLFFAACQLIVGIDPSDDSAVTGARTALEFPGGASALMLFAVILVGTGAYQAIKAVKLGFLRYLDPEAARMEWVRWAGRLGYLARGTVFVLMGYFLWQAGMAAQASEAGSMDKALDALPPTAQVVVAAGLFAFGIFSFVEARYRRITDQKVVERLKRLAPG from the coding sequence ATGCCGGATATCGGCAAACTCGAAGCGATGACACGGCTGGGCTTCGCCGCACGCGGCCTGCTCTATTGCTTGATCGGCTATCTGGCGATCCGTGTCGGCCGCACCGAAGACGCCGCAGGCGCACTGGAATTCGTCGAGAGCGGGGCCGGTCGCGTGCTGCTGGTGGCGCTGGCGATCGGGCTGCTCGGCTACAGCATCTGGAGGATTTCCGAAGCGTTCATCGATACCGAAGGGCATGGCAGCGATGCCAAGGGCTATGCCGTGCGCGGCGGCGGTGTCGCCAGCGGACTGTTCCATTTGGGGCTGTTCTTCGCCGCCTGCCAATTGATCGTCGGCATCGACCCCAGCGACGACAGCGCTGTCACCGGGGCGCGCACTGCGCTTGAGTTTCCTGGCGGGGCGAGCGCGCTGATGCTGTTCGCGGTGATCCTGGTCGGCACCGGGGCGTATCAGGCGATCAAGGCGGTCAAGCTCGGCTTTCTGCGCTACCTCGACCCCGAGGCTGCGCGGATGGAGTGGGTGCGCTGGGCCGGGCGGCTCGGCTATCTGGCGCGCGGCACGGTGTTCGTGCTGATGGGATATTTCCTGTGGCAGGCCGGCATGGCGGCGCAAGCGAGCGAGGCGGGCAGCATGGACAAGGCGCTCGACGCGCTGCCGCCGACCGCGCAGGTCGTCGTCGCGGCGGGGCTGTTCGCCTTCGGCATCTTCAGCTTCGTCGAAGCGCGCTATCGGCGCATCACCGATCAGAAGGTGGTCGAGCGGCTCAAGCGGCTGGCTCCGGGATGA
- a CDS encoding DUF6481 family protein: MSAYKAPDFKERAALAQQAKQKALDRLKAKPPIDPAVVAERAAARVRREEAAAAKRVAKREAEEAARLAKIEAARLAAEQEEQAAKAAEQSEAEKKAARDARYAARKKRK; this comes from the coding sequence ATGTCAGCCTATAAGGCCCCCGATTTCAAGGAGCGCGCCGCGCTCGCGCAGCAGGCCAAGCAAAAGGCGCTCGACCGGCTCAAGGCCAAGCCCCCGATCGATCCCGCCGTCGTCGCCGAACGTGCCGCGGCGCGAGTACGGCGCGAAGAAGCCGCCGCTGCCAAGCGCGTCGCCAAGCGCGAAGCCGAGGAAGCTGCGCGCCTCGCCAAGATCGAGGCCGCTCGCCTCGCGGCAGAACAGGAAGAACAGGCGGCCAAGGCCGCCGAGCAGAGCGAAGCCGAGAAGAAAGCGGCGCGCGACGCCCGCTACGCCGCGCGCAAGAAGCGGAAATAG
- a CDS encoding TonB-dependent receptor yields MIAHPGVAQDSADPSGDIVVTGRGLADPEPRSTGIAVIDLDRLTATASNRLEDALADIAGLQSFRRADSRSANPTSQGITLRGIGGSASSRALLILDGVPQADPFAGWVAFPAYSVARLGQVRVARGGGGVRWGSGALAGVIDLRSATPDQLPPLSASIAYGSRNSVDAQASATFERGSGFATLDAGYARGDGFVPIVAEDRGPADRAAPYEQFNASARAVVRVAPHTELQATVQGFSDRRERGLASTAIASDGADASLRVVGNGAWRYSALAYVQARQFASQFASIDDARTVASQVLDQYSVPAIGLGGRLEVAPPIGEAIELRFGSDVRSTGGTTHEFYSYVDGAPTRRREAGGTTRTLGGFADLTWSPGAIRLDASARIDRWWIEDGRLFEQMLGGGAPITDTGFADRSGTEPTGRIGAAWSLAAAVTLRGAAYRAWRLPTPNELYRPFRVGADAVAANAELRPETLDGVEAGVDLALGERMTLGATLFANRLNDAIANVTIARGPGNFPGVGFVSAAGFYRQRRNLGAIDARGIEVDGEARLGAVRMALSYAYADPVVRAAEAAPALDGLRPAQVPQHQASATLAWQRGAWRAGTTLRYASRQYEDDQNSRSLAQALTLDAIAALPLTKAVAIEARAENLFDARVETGFSGDAIERARPRQLWIGLRASLE; encoded by the coding sequence TTGATCGCGCATCCGGGGGTGGCGCAGGACAGCGCCGATCCGAGCGGCGACATCGTCGTCACCGGCCGCGGCCTCGCCGATCCCGAGCCGCGATCGACGGGCATCGCCGTGATCGATCTCGACCGGCTGACCGCCACCGCCAGCAACCGGCTGGAGGATGCGCTGGCCGATATCGCCGGGCTGCAATCGTTTCGCCGCGCCGATTCGCGTTCGGCCAATCCGACCAGCCAGGGCATCACCCTGCGCGGCATCGGCGGCAGCGCGTCGAGCCGCGCGCTGTTGATCCTCGACGGCGTTCCGCAGGCCGATCCGTTCGCCGGCTGGGTGGCGTTCCCCGCCTATTCGGTCGCGCGGCTGGGCCAGGTCCGCGTCGCCCGCGGCGGCGGTGGCGTGCGCTGGGGTTCGGGCGCTTTGGCGGGAGTGATCGACCTGCGCAGCGCGACGCCGGATCAACTGCCGCCACTGTCGGCGAGTATCGCCTATGGCAGCCGTAACAGCGTCGATGCGCAGGCCAGCGCCACGTTCGAGCGCGGCAGCGGCTTCGCAACGCTCGACGCCGGCTATGCCCGCGGCGACGGCTTCGTGCCGATCGTCGCGGAAGATCGCGGCCCGGCCGATCGCGCCGCGCCGTACGAACAGTTCAACGCCTCGGCGCGCGCCGTCGTACGCGTCGCCCCCCACACCGAGCTCCAGGCGACGGTGCAGGGCTTTTCCGACCGGCGGGAGCGCGGACTGGCGAGCACGGCGATCGCCAGCGACGGTGCGGATGCCAGCCTGCGCGTCGTCGGCAACGGTGCGTGGCGCTATTCCGCGCTCGCCTATGTCCAGGCGCGGCAGTTCGCCAGCCAATTCGCCAGCATCGACGATGCCCGCACCGTCGCGAGTCAGGTGCTCGACCAGTACAGCGTTCCTGCGATCGGGCTGGGCGGGCGCCTCGAAGTGGCTCCGCCGATCGGCGAAGCGATCGAGCTTCGCTTCGGCAGCGACGTGCGATCGACCGGAGGGACGACGCACGAGTTCTACAGCTATGTTGACGGGGCACCGACCCGGCGGCGCGAGGCGGGAGGAACGACTCGCACGCTGGGCGGATTCGCCGATCTCACCTGGTCTCCGGGCGCGATCCGCCTCGACGCCAGCGCGCGCATCGACCGCTGGTGGATCGAGGATGGCCGCCTGTTCGAACAGATGCTCGGCGGCGGAGCGCCCATCACCGACACCGGCTTTGCCGATCGCAGCGGCACCGAGCCGACCGGACGGATCGGCGCGGCCTGGTCGCTTGCCGCCGCGGTCACGCTGCGCGGCGCGGCGTATCGCGCGTGGCGATTGCCCACCCCCAACGAGCTGTACCGGCCGTTTCGTGTCGGTGCCGACGCGGTCGCGGCCAATGCCGAGCTGCGCCCCGAAACGCTGGACGGCGTCGAGGCGGGCGTCGATCTCGCGCTGGGGGAGCGGATGACGCTGGGGGCGACGCTGTTCGCCAATCGCCTGAACGACGCCATCGCCAATGTCACGATCGCGCGCGGGCCGGGCAACTTCCCGGGTGTCGGGTTCGTGTCGGCAGCAGGCTTCTATCGCCAGCGCCGCAACCTGGGCGCGATCGATGCGCGCGGGATCGAGGTCGATGGGGAGGCGCGGCTCGGTGCGGTGCGGATGGCGCTGTCCTATGCCTATGCCGACCCGGTCGTGCGGGCGGCCGAGGCGGCGCCAGCGCTCGACGGCCTGCGTCCGGCGCAGGTTCCGCAGCATCAGGCTTCGGCGACATTGGCCTGGCAGCGCGGTGCGTGGCGCGCCGGCACGACACTGCGCTACGCGTCGCGGCAATATGAGGACGACCAGAACAGCCGTTCGCTGGCGCAGGCGCTGACGCTGGACGCGATCGCCGCGCTGCCGTTGACCAAAGCGGTCGCGATCGAGGCGCGCGCCGAGAATCTGTTCGATGCCCGCGTCGAAACCGGGTTCAGCGGCGATGCGATCGAGCGCGCCCGTCCCCGCCAGCTATGGATCGGCCTACGCGCGTCGCTGGAGTGA
- the hspQ gene encoding heat shock protein HspQ has protein sequence MHRLSATPDAHETGIPMPPVAHARFDVGAVVRHRLFDFRGVVFDVDPVFANTDEWYEAIPEGVRPAKDQPFYHLLAENAESTYVAYVSQQNLIPDDSEEPVDHPAIGGLFDQYIDGRYRLKREHRH, from the coding sequence ATGCACCGTCTTTCCGCCACTCCCGACGCGCACGAAACCGGCATCCCCATGCCGCCCGTCGCGCATGCCCGCTTCGATGTCGGCGCGGTGGTCCGGCACCGGCTGTTTGATTTCCGCGGCGTCGTGTTCGATGTCGATCCGGTGTTCGCGAACACCGACGAATGGTATGAGGCGATCCCCGAAGGCGTGCGTCCGGCCAAGGACCAGCCCTTCTATCACCTGCTCGCCGAGAATGCCGAATCGACCTATGTCGCCTATGTCAGCCAGCAGAACCTGATCCCCGACGACAGCGAGGAGCCGGTCGATCATCCGGCGATCGGCGGGCTGTTTGATCAATATATCGACGGCCGCTATCGGCTCAAGCGCGAGCATCGGCACTGA
- the rplU gene encoding 50S ribosomal protein L21, with translation MFAVVRTGGKQYRVAAGDKIVVEKIDGAAGDSVTLGDILLAGEGSDLKPTDGLTVAAEIIAQAKGDKVIVFKKRRRHNYRRKNGHRQNHTILKIVAIGGEEKKKATRAKKADAAPAGDDAAAATA, from the coding sequence ATGTTCGCAGTCGTGCGCACGGGCGGCAAGCAGTACCGCGTTGCCGCCGGAGACAAGATCGTCGTCGAGAAGATCGACGGAGCAGCCGGTGATTCGGTCACGCTGGGCGACATCCTGCTCGCGGGCGAGGGCAGCGACCTCAAGCCGACCGACGGGCTGACCGTCGCGGCAGAGATCATCGCGCAGGCGAAGGGTGACAAGGTCATCGTCTTCAAGAAGCGCCGCCGTCACAATTATCGCCGCAAGAACGGCCACCGCCAGAACCACACGATCCTGAAGATCGTGGCGATCGGCGGCGAAGAGAAGAAGAAGGCCACGCGCGCCAAGAAGGCCGACGCCGCCCCCGCCGGGGACGACGCCGCAGCCGCTACCGCGTAA
- the rpmA gene encoding 50S ribosomal protein L27, which translates to MAHKKAGGSSRNGRDSVGRRLGVKKFGGEAVIPGNIIVRQRGTKFYPGTNVGMGKDHTLFALTEGRVAFHEGKLGRKFASVEMLAQAAE; encoded by the coding sequence ATGGCACATAAGAAAGCAGGCGGTTCGTCGCGCAACGGTCGCGATTCGGTCGGCCGTCGCCTGGGCGTCAAGAAGTTCGGCGGCGAAGCCGTCATTCCGGGCAACATCATCGTGCGCCAGCGCGGGACCAAATTCTATCCGGGCACCAATGTCGGGATGGGCAAGGACCACACGCTGTTCGCGCTGACCGAAGGCCGCGTGGCGTTTCACGAAGGCAAGCTCGGACGCAAGTTCGCATCGGTCGAGATGCTGGCGCAAGCCGCAGAATAA
- a CDS encoding GNAT family N-acetyltransferase: MFVRTRRLTLRPGWIEDAPALAQAVGHRAVVEKLASLPFPYTIADAEAFLTAPRAIDTPSFLMFEHRGDTVRLVGGIGVDRRGVHGAAGDLDLGYWVTPDAWGRGLATEAGLAVVATLRATLRVTRLVSGHFADNPASGRVLAKIGFRPTGLSEKRWSQARGCEADCVLFELDDGAGDTRLAA; this comes from the coding sequence ATGTTCGTGCGTACGAGGCGGCTGACATTGCGGCCGGGATGGATTGAGGATGCCCCCGCGCTGGCGCAGGCGGTCGGGCATCGCGCGGTGGTCGAGAAGCTCGCCTCGCTGCCCTTCCCCTATACCATCGCCGATGCCGAGGCGTTCCTGACCGCACCGCGTGCGATCGACACGCCCAGTTTCCTGATGTTCGAGCATAGGGGCGATACCGTGCGCCTGGTCGGCGGTATCGGCGTCGATCGCCGCGGCGTGCATGGCGCCGCAGGCGACCTCGACCTTGGCTATTGGGTGACGCCCGATGCCTGGGGCCGCGGTCTGGCCACCGAGGCGGGCCTTGCCGTCGTGGCGACGCTGCGCGCAACGCTGAGGGTGACGCGCCTGGTATCGGGGCATTTCGCGGATAACCCGGCGTCCGGCAGGGTGCTTGCCAAGATCGGCTTTCGGCCGACCGGGCTCAGCGAAAAGCGGTGGTCGCAGGCGCGCGGGTGCGAGGCCGACTGCGTGTTGTTCGAACTGGACGACGGCGCGGGCGATACGCGATTGGCGGCATGA
- a CDS encoding metal-dependent hydrolase, translating into MAKAKTPADLTITPRDVRFGRDTRYRRWWLNDDPIATAFYNALSVTFPKGEGFFVDSVRRFREGTPPRLHAEIGAFVKQEVIHTREHVAFNRHVVDQGYDISRLEARVDRELALTRDRPAIGKLAATMCLEHFTAIIAHELVANPAHLAGGDQQAADLWRWHAIEEIEHKGVAYDTWLHATRDWTRFRRWWVKALVMVITTKKFFSGRTEGMLDLLEQDGLRGAGVKWRLFKYAFGRPGMARKVLGAWASFFLPGFHPWNHDDRSLIGLVDSEYAAARLPAVA; encoded by the coding sequence GTGGCGAAAGCAAAGACTCCCGCCGATTTGACGATCACCCCGCGCGACGTGCGCTTCGGTCGCGATACGCGCTATCGCCGCTGGTGGCTCAACGACGATCCGATTGCGACGGCCTTCTACAATGCGCTGTCGGTGACGTTTCCCAAGGGCGAAGGCTTTTTCGTCGACAGCGTGCGCCGCTTTCGCGAAGGCACGCCGCCGCGGCTGCATGCCGAGATCGGCGCCTTCGTCAAGCAGGAGGTCATCCACACCCGCGAGCATGTCGCGTTCAACCGGCATGTCGTCGATCAGGGCTATGACATCAGCCGCCTCGAAGCGCGGGTCGACCGCGAACTGGCTCTGACCAGGGACCGGCCCGCGATCGGCAAGCTGGCGGCGACGATGTGCCTGGAGCATTTCACCGCAATCATCGCGCACGAGCTGGTCGCAAATCCGGCGCATCTGGCGGGCGGCGACCAGCAGGCCGCCGATCTGTGGCGCTGGCATGCGATCGAGGAGATCGAGCACAAGGGTGTCGCCTATGACACCTGGCTGCATGCCACCCGCGACTGGACGCGGTTCCGACGCTGGTGGGTCAAGGCGCTGGTGATGGTGATCACCACCAAAAAGTTCTTTTCCGGGCGCACCGAAGGCATGCTCGACCTGTTGGAGCAGGACGGGCTGCGCGGGGCAGGGGTCAAATGGCGGCTATTCAAATATGCGTTCGGCCGCCCCGGCATGGCGCGCAAGGTGCTGGGCGCATGGGCATCGTTCTTCCTGCCCGGCTTTCACCCCTGGAACCATGACGACCGGTCGCTGATCGGGCTGGTCGACAGCGAATACGCGGCGGCGCGATTGCCCGCCGTAGCATGA
- a CDS encoding TetR family transcriptional regulator translates to MSIIRKRLSPEESRIAALQAARALLIEAGPQAVTLKAVAGRIGRTHANLLHHFGSAAGLQRALAESMADTITATIGAAAMRAREQGGDPGEVVDLTFDAFDKEGAGALASWMILSGNEDALDPILEAIHRLVDDLSQAGHGDRPIHEDTLQLVLLALGDALMGGPMAKALGLPRNSARRIAVRSLAASHAKREPAE, encoded by the coding sequence ATGTCAATAATCCGAAAACGCCTCAGCCCCGAAGAGTCCCGTATCGCCGCGTTGCAGGCGGCTCGCGCACTGCTGATCGAGGCCGGACCGCAGGCGGTGACGCTGAAGGCGGTAGCCGGGCGGATCGGGCGGACGCACGCCAATTTGCTCCATCATTTCGGTTCGGCGGCGGGGCTGCAACGCGCGCTTGCCGAGAGCATGGCCGATACCATCACCGCGACGATCGGCGCAGCGGCGATGCGCGCGCGCGAGCAGGGCGGCGATCCCGGCGAAGTGGTCGACCTGACCTTCGACGCGTTCGACAAGGAAGGCGCGGGCGCACTGGCGAGCTGGATGATCCTGTCGGGCAACGAGGATGCGCTCGACCCGATCCTCGAGGCGATCCACCGGCTGGTCGACGACCTGTCCCAAGCCGGGCATGGCGACCGTCCGATCCATGAGGATACGCTGCAACTGGTGCTGCTGGCGCTGGGCGACGCTCTGATGGGCGGCCCGATGGCCAAGGCGCTCGGCCTGCCGCGGAATTCCGCACGCCGCATCGCGGTGCGATCGCTGGCGGCGTCGCATGCCAAGCGCGAGCCCGCTGAATAG
- the obgE gene encoding GTPase ObgE, with amino-acid sequence MHFLDQAKIFVRSGAGGGGAVGFRREKFVEYGGPDGGDGGKGGDIIFEAVAGLNTLIDFRYTQHFRAMRGKGGAGSNRTGAGGDDLVIQVPVGTQILSEDKEHVLLDFTRPGQREVFLRGGDGGRGNASYKTSTNRAPRQHGSGWPGDEAWVWLRLKLLADAGLVGLPNAGKSTFINAVTNAQAKVGAYAFTTLRPQLGVVRHKNREFVVADIPGLIEGAAEGAGVGDRFLGHIERCRVLLHLIDANDADVAESYRIVRDELDAYGAGLTDKQVVVALNKIDTLDDELIEALSAELEAASGAEVIPISGASGVGVDWVLDKLIEAIGPEGAAVAADDEGEDAIEWSPV; translated from the coding sequence ATGCATTTTCTTGACCAAGCAAAGATCTTCGTCCGATCGGGCGCGGGCGGCGGCGGGGCGGTCGGTTTCCGCCGCGAGAAGTTCGTCGAATATGGCGGTCCCGACGGCGGCGACGGCGGCAAGGGCGGCGACATAATCTTCGAGGCGGTCGCGGGGCTCAATACCCTGATCGATTTCCGCTACACCCAGCATTTTCGCGCCATGCGAGGCAAGGGCGGCGCGGGCAGCAACCGTACCGGTGCGGGCGGCGACGATCTGGTCATCCAGGTTCCCGTCGGCACCCAGATCCTCAGCGAGGACAAGGAGCATGTCCTGCTCGACTTCACCCGCCCCGGCCAGCGCGAGGTCTTCCTGCGCGGCGGCGACGGCGGGCGCGGCAATGCCAGTTACAAGACCTCGACCAATCGCGCGCCGCGTCAGCACGGGTCCGGCTGGCCGGGTGACGAGGCGTGGGTGTGGCTGCGGCTGAAGCTGCTTGCCGATGCCGGGCTGGTCGGGCTGCCCAATGCCGGCAAGTCGACCTTCATCAACGCCGTCACCAACGCCCAGGCCAAGGTCGGCGCCTATGCCTTCACTACGCTGCGCCCGCAACTGGGCGTGGTGCGGCACAAGAATCGCGAATTCGTCGTCGCCGACATTCCCGGGCTGATCGAGGGCGCCGCAGAGGGGGCCGGGGTCGGCGACCGCTTCCTTGGCCATATCGAGCGCTGCCGGGTGCTGCTGCACCTGATCGATGCCAACGATGCCGACGTCGCAGAGAGCTATCGCATCGTGCGCGACGAACTCGACGCCTATGGCGCCGGGCTGACCGACAAGCAGGTGGTGGTCGCGCTCAACAAGATCGACACGCTCGACGACGAACTGATCGAAGCGCTTTCCGCCGAGCTGGAAGCAGCGAGCGGCGCTGAGGTCATCCCGATCTCGGGCGCGAGCGGCGTCGGTGTCGATTGGGTGCTCGACAAGCTGATCGAGGCGATCGGCCCGGAAGGCGCCGCCGTCGCTGCCGACGACGAAGGCGAGGACGCGATCGAGTGGTCGCCGGTGTGA
- the proB gene encoding glutamate 5-kinase — translation MTLFPPSACPRIVVKIGSALLIAADGGVRRDWLAEIVTDIAERTRAGQQVAIVSSGAIALGARRLGLVKGGRASLEDAQAAAAVGQIALSQIWAETLAAEGLIAAQMLVTLGDLEDRRRYLNAAATLDRLLGLGAVPVLNENDSVATEEIRFGDNDRLAARVAQAAGAKGVILLSDIDGLYDRNPALAGAVHIPLVERIDARIEAMADSGSASGMGSGGMISKIAAARIANAAGAQLAIANGRADRPLSADARHTIFLAEKGASARKAWLAGGLTARGTIHIDAGAVRALAGGASLLAAGALRVEGEFARGDLVVLAGPGGAPVARGLSEYDHADAARIVGQRRDALAGILGHSPRAALVHRSHMALL, via the coding sequence ATGACCCTGTTCCCGCCCTCCGCCTGCCCACGGATCGTCGTCAAAATCGGATCGGCGCTGCTCATCGCTGCCGATGGCGGGGTGCGGCGCGACTGGCTTGCGGAGATCGTTACCGACATCGCCGAACGCACGCGCGCGGGGCAGCAGGTCGCGATCGTGTCGTCGGGCGCGATCGCGCTCGGGGCGCGACGGCTGGGGCTCGTCAAAGGTGGACGCGCCAGCCTCGAGGACGCACAGGCCGCGGCGGCGGTCGGGCAGATCGCGCTCAGCCAGATCTGGGCGGAAACGCTCGCAGCGGAGGGACTGATCGCCGCGCAGATGCTGGTGACGCTGGGCGATCTCGAGGATCGGCGCCGTTATCTGAACGCTGCGGCGACGCTGGACCGACTGCTCGGGCTGGGCGCCGTGCCGGTGCTCAACGAGAATGACAGCGTCGCCACCGAGGAGATCCGCTTCGGCGACAATGACCGCCTGGCCGCCCGCGTGGCGCAGGCTGCGGGCGCCAAGGGCGTCATCCTGCTGTCGGACATTGACGGGCTGTACGATCGCAATCCGGCGCTGGCTGGAGCGGTCCATATCCCGCTGGTCGAGCGGATCGATGCACGGATTGAAGCGATGGCCGATAGCGGATCGGCGTCGGGAATGGGATCGGGCGGGATGATCTCGAAGATCGCCGCCGCGCGCATCGCCAATGCGGCGGGGGCGCAACTGGCGATCGCCAATGGCCGGGCGGACCGGCCGCTGTCGGCGGACGCCCGGCACACGATATTCCTTGCCGAAAAGGGCGCATCGGCGCGCAAGGCGTGGCTGGCGGGCGGCCTCACCGCGCGCGGGACGATCCATATCGATGCGGGAGCCGTCCGGGCGCTGGCAGGCGGCGCCAGCCTGCTGGCGGCCGGCGCACTGCGCGTCGAGGGAGAGTTCGCGCGCGGCGACCTGGTGGTGCTGGCCGGCCCGGGCGGTGCCCCGGTTGCGCGCGGGTTGAGCGAATACGACCATGCCGACGCCGCGCGCATCGTCGGTCAGCGCCGCGACGCGCTGGCGGGCATCCTGGGGCATAGTCCACGCGCGGCGCTGGTCCATCGCAGCCATATGGCGCTGCTGTGA
- a CDS encoding NAD-dependent epimerase/dehydratase family protein, whose translation MSVLAITGGTGFVGSAVLRLAVEAGHRVRALTRRAQPAQEGVEWLAGTLEDAPALARLAGGADAVVHIAGVVNAPTRDGFLRGNIDGTRAMLAAARSAGVARFVHVSSLSAREPQLSHYGWSKAQGDLLVEQSGLDWTIVRPPAIYGPGDHDMLELFRMAQKGVVALPPPGRFSIVHVEDLARLLIALAQATGDHSMYEADDGTPGGWTHVDFARALGRAVGQRVLPLSLPRAILALGARLDRMARGDKARLTPDRVGYLAHPDWAIDPAHRPPPSLWTPQVGTPQGLAATAMWYRAHGLL comes from the coding sequence GTGAGCGTGCTGGCGATCACCGGCGGCACCGGTTTCGTCGGCAGCGCGGTGCTGCGGCTCGCGGTCGAGGCCGGACACCGCGTCCGCGCGCTGACCCGGCGCGCGCAACCTGCGCAGGAGGGTGTCGAGTGGCTTGCCGGAACGCTGGAGGACGCGCCTGCCCTCGCCCGGCTTGCCGGCGGCGCGGATGCCGTCGTGCACATCGCCGGCGTGGTCAATGCGCCGACGCGCGACGGCTTCCTCCGCGGCAATATCGACGGCACCCGCGCCATGCTCGCCGCGGCGCGATCGGCGGGAGTGGCGCGCTTCGTTCACGTCTCGTCGCTGTCGGCGCGCGAGCCGCAGCTCTCGCACTATGGCTGGTCGAAGGCGCAGGGCGACCTGCTGGTCGAACAGTCGGGACTCGACTGGACGATCGTGCGCCCACCGGCAATCTACGGCCCGGGCGACCACGACATGCTCGAGCTGTTCCGCATGGCGCAGAAGGGCGTGGTCGCGCTGCCTCCGCCGGGGCGGTTCTCGATCGTGCATGTCGAGGACCTCGCGCGACTGCTGATCGCGCTGGCGCAGGCGACGGGCGACCACAGCATGTACGAAGCCGACGACGGCACACCCGGTGGCTGGACGCATGTCGATTTCGCGCGCGCGCTCGGCCGCGCGGTCGGACAGCGCGTGCTGCCGCTGTCGCTGCCGCGGGCAATTCTGGCGCTGGGCGCGAGGCTCGACCGGATGGCGCGCGGCGACAAGGCCAGGCTGACGCCCGACCGGGTCGGCTATCTCGCGCATCCCGACTGGGCGATCGACCCCGCGCATCGCCCGCCGCCGTCGCTATGGACCCCGCAGGTCGGCACGCCGCAAGGTCTGGCCGCCACGGCGATGTGGTATCGCGCGCACGGCTTGCTATAG
- a CDS encoding acyl carrier protein, whose protein sequence is MSDRQAVFDTVTGLIEPFNKKGVALTETTTFAGDLEWDSLTVMDFVAAVEDEFDIMITMNMQAEIETVGQLVDAVEKLKNV, encoded by the coding sequence ATGAGCGACCGCCAAGCCGTCTTCGACACCGTCACCGGGCTGATCGAACCGTTCAACAAAAAGGGCGTCGCGCTGACCGAGACGACCACCTTCGCCGGCGATCTCGAATGGGACAGCCTGACGGTGATGGATTTCGTCGCGGCGGTCGAGGACGAATTCGACATCATGATCACCATGAACATGCAGGCCGAGATCGAGACGGTCGGTCAATTGGTCGATGCCGTCGAGAAGCTCAAGAACGTCTGA